The following proteins are encoded in a genomic region of Actinomadura sp. NAK00032:
- a CDS encoding ABC transporter permease has translation MTDVWNQIDLFWTWLTASSQWHGADGIPHRLLQHLYYSGVSLAAAAVIGLALGLLIGHTGRGGFLAITLANFARAIPTFGLILFIVVIEYSITPVLVALVALAVPPILVNTFEGIRGVDADAKDAARGMGMTGWGVLWHAELPMALPLILLGLRTSAIQVVATATIAAYPGFGGLGRYIIDGLARNDYQLVIGGTVLVVLLALIVQLVFAALRRVVISPGLLGSARSS, from the coding sequence GTGACCGACGTGTGGAACCAGATCGACCTGTTCTGGACGTGGCTGACCGCCTCGTCCCAGTGGCACGGCGCCGACGGCATCCCGCACCGGCTGCTCCAGCACCTCTACTACAGCGGCGTGTCGCTCGCGGCCGCCGCGGTGATCGGGCTGGCGCTCGGCCTGCTCATCGGGCATACCGGCCGCGGCGGCTTCCTCGCCATCACGCTCGCGAACTTCGCCCGCGCGATCCCGACCTTCGGGCTCATCCTGTTCATCGTCGTGATCGAGTACAGCATCACGCCGGTGCTGGTCGCGCTGGTGGCGCTGGCCGTCCCGCCGATCCTGGTGAACACCTTCGAGGGCATCCGCGGTGTCGACGCCGACGCCAAGGACGCGGCGCGCGGCATGGGCATGACCGGCTGGGGCGTCCTGTGGCACGCGGAGCTGCCGATGGCGCTGCCGCTGATCCTGCTCGGCCTGCGCACCTCGGCGATCCAGGTCGTCGCGACCGCCACCATCGCCGCCTACCCCGGCTTCGGCGGCCTCGGCCGCTACATCATCGACGGGCTGGCCCGCAACGACTACCAGCTCGTCATCGGGGGGACCGTGCTCGTCGTCCTGCTCGCCCTGATCGTCCAGCTCGTCTTCGCGGCGCTGCGCCGTGTCGTGATCTCGCCGGGACTGCTCGGCTCCGCCCGTTCCTCCTGA
- a CDS encoding ABC transporter substrate-binding protein, with protein MKKLIRGAAIGLAAALTLSACGGGDSSGDDKNPLAGGGKSGTITVGGANFPESNLLGEVYAQALEAKGLKVIRKFNIGAREIYYDQVVKGGISVMPEYNGALLTTSVDKSSTAATTEEINAALKAKLPPSVEILDSAQAEDKDSVTVNPQTAAKYSLKSIADLKPVAKDLVIAGPSEFKTRQQGLVGLQKVYGLEFKKFQPFDAGAQATLVKLLTENKIQAADLFTTDPTIQQNKLVVLEDPENVFSAQNVTPLINKEAVNDQAKAALNGVSAKLTTQDLLDMMKRIAIDKDDQEKVAEDWLKKSGLA; from the coding sequence ATGAAGAAACTCATCCGTGGCGCGGCGATCGGCCTCGCGGCCGCCCTCACGCTGTCGGCCTGCGGCGGCGGGGACTCGTCCGGCGACGACAAGAACCCGCTCGCCGGGGGCGGCAAGAGCGGCACGATCACCGTCGGCGGCGCCAACTTCCCCGAGAGCAACCTGCTCGGCGAGGTCTACGCGCAGGCGCTGGAGGCCAAGGGCCTCAAGGTGATCCGCAAGTTCAACATCGGCGCCCGCGAGATCTACTACGACCAGGTCGTCAAGGGCGGCATCAGCGTGATGCCGGAGTACAACGGCGCGCTGCTCACCACCTCGGTCGACAAGAGCAGCACCGCCGCGACCACCGAGGAGATCAACGCCGCCCTCAAGGCCAAGCTGCCGCCGTCCGTGGAGATCCTCGACTCGGCCCAGGCCGAGGACAAGGACTCCGTGACGGTCAACCCGCAGACGGCCGCCAAGTACAGCCTGAAGTCCATCGCCGACCTCAAGCCGGTCGCCAAGGACCTCGTCATCGCCGGGCCGTCGGAGTTCAAGACCCGCCAGCAGGGCCTCGTCGGCCTCCAGAAGGTCTACGGCCTGGAGTTCAAGAAGTTCCAGCCGTTCGACGCGGGCGCCCAGGCCACCCTGGTGAAGCTGCTCACCGAGAACAAGATCCAGGCCGCCGACCTGTTCACCACCGACCCGACCATCCAGCAGAACAAGCTGGTCGTCCTGGAGGACCCGGAGAACGTCTTCAGCGCCCAGAACGTCACGCCGCTGATCAACAAGGAGGCGGTGAACGACCAGGCGAAGGCGGCCCTCAACGGCGTCTCCGCCAAGCTCACCACCCAGGACCTCCTGGACATGATGAAGCGCATCGCCATCGACAAGGACGACCAGGAGAAGGTCGCCGAGGACTGGCTGAAGAAGTCCGGCCTGGCCTGA